The following nucleotide sequence is from Nitrosopumilus adriaticus.
AGAACGCAAAAAGTTGAACACTTAAATCCAAATTTAATCAATTAAAAATACAATGTTAGGAATGGAATTATCAAATTTCATTGCAGGACAAGAATGGATCTTTATCATAATTATTGCAGTAGTATTCATTTTTGGTGCAAAAAAGATTCCAGAGCTTGCCAAGACCTTTGGTAAAGCTAAAGGAGAATTTGAAAAAGGAAAAATCGAGGCAGATAAAGATCTAAAGGAATTCAAAGAAGGCGTAAACAGTTCCTCCAAAGACAAAGAAATCAAATCAGACTAGTTTTCTGCATTTTTTACAAAATCATCTAAAATTTTACCATAATCTTGCTCATAGGTATTTTTCCCAAATAAGCTTGAAATTTTTAATTTACCTTTAATTTTAAAATCAACTTCAACCATAACTTTGGTTCCTTTCTCAAGTTCAAGGAATTTTTCTTTGAAGATACTGCCCTTTGCATCCCCACCAATTACAAAAACATCGTGAGATGTTGGAGAATTAGATACGTGTTTTGCCATTATCAGAAATTCCTTATCACCTAGACGCAGATATTCTTCTACTACTGAGATATTATTTCGAACAGAGCGAACTCGAATTGATGGGAAATGTTGTGGGAATAATTTTGGGAAATTCTCAAAATCAGAAAAAATGTTATAAACAGATTCCCTTTTTGCATCAATAATTCTTTCTAAAGAAAATTTTGGCAATGGTAATTTAGAATGTGCCCCATCGAGGGTATAAATCGTGCTCTATGTTAAATTGGTCCAAACATTTTCCAACACCGTGATTTACAATATCATCAATAGATTTTGGTTTTGTATAAAATTCCGTTACAGGAGGCAAAATAACAACACCTAATCTAGAAAGCTTTAGCATGTTTTCTAAATGAATTGCAGATAACGGAGTCTCTCTAACCATTAAAATTAATTTTCGAGATTCTTTAATGGTAACACCTGCAGCTCTTGCAATTAATGTATCATCATACCCATTAGCAATCGCTGCCAATGTCTTCATACTACAAGGAGCTACAATCATGCCATCAATTCTATGAGTTCCACTTGAAACACTTGATGCCATATTTTTCTCTTCAGAGAAATTAGATGCAAGTGATTTTACATGATCAATTGAATAGTCAGTCTCCATCGAGATACATTTCTCAGCCCATTCAGACATTATCAAGTGCGATTCAATATTTAATTTCTTGAGAGTCTCAAGCATCCTAATGCCATAGATAACACCGGTACTGCCAGTAATTCCAATAACTAATTTCAACATTGATTCTAGAGATGCGTAGTATTTTATGTATTAGATGTGAAGGAATGTTTGGCACTAGATATTTTGAGGATTGTCAGATTCTGCAAGTTCTTCGGATTCTTTTT
It contains:
- a CDS encoding Sec-independent protein translocase subunit TatA/TatB; amino-acid sequence: MLGMELSNFIAGQEWIFIIIIAVVFIFGAKKIPELAKTFGKAKGEFEKGKIEADKDLKEFKEGVNSSSKDKEIKSD
- a CDS encoding SRPBCC family protein, with protein sequence MPKFSLERIIDAKRESVYNIFSDFENFPKLFPQHFPSIRVRSVRNNISVVEEYLRLGDKEFLIMAKHVSNSPTSHDVFVIGGDAKGSIFKEKFLELEKGTKVMVEVDFKIKGKLKISSLFGKNTYEQDYGKILDDFVKNAEN
- a CDS encoding UbiX family flavin prenyltransferase, which codes for MKLVIGITGSTGVIYGIRMLETLKKLNIESHLIMSEWAEKCISMETDYSIDHVKSLASNFSEEKNMASSVSSGTHRIDGMIVAPCSMKTLAAIANGYDDTLIARAAGVTIKESRKLILMVRETPLSAIHLENMLKLSRLGVVILPPVTEFYTKPKSIDDIVNHGVGKCLDQFNIEHDLYPRWGTF